From the genome of Ziziphus jujuba cultivar Dongzao chromosome 4, ASM3175591v1:
TGACAAATGATGCCATTTAGGCTCTGCAATGCACTAAGTTCATCTATGAGATTTATGAACCATATCCTAAAGCAAGTGAGAGGAAAATCTGTAGTTGTTTGTTTTGATCACATACTTATTTACAATTGCTCATAAACTAATCACCTATCACATCTACAATAAGTGTTTTAGATTGTGCATGACAACAAGCTCTATTTCAACCCAAAGAAATGTGATTTCGTGAGTCCTGAGTTAATATTCCTTGGTTTCATTGGATTATACACTCATCTATCAATCACTAGCAACATTTTGGAGGACCTATCAATGGCATTCATTCTTAGCTTGCCAATGACTTAAAAGAGGTTTGATTTCATCTTAATAGTTGTTGACAAATTCTCTAAAATGGCACACTTTGTGCGTTGCAAAAAGACCATTAATGTCTCATATGTTGCTAACCTATTCTGTAGAGAAATTGTTAAACTACATGGAGTGCCTACATTTACAACTAGTGACAGGGATGTGAAATTTACAAGCCATTTTTGGAGAACCTTATAGAAAATATTTGATACTTTCTTAAACTTTAGCAGTGGCTACCATACTCAAACTGATTGCCCACCCAAATTTGTCAACAAAACTATGGAAAATATGCTAAGAAGTTTAGCCAATGACAAGTCAAAGGAATGGGATTCAAATTTTCCACAAGCTAAGTTTGCATACAATTTAAAGAACAATTGTTCTATTGGCTTATGtcccttttctattttttacacTAAAGTTCTTAATACAATCCTAGACATTGCAGCTAATCGTAAGAGGGTTGGCAAGCCAACAATAGATTTGGCCAACAACATCTGTTTAATACATAACCAAGTTACTcaaactttgcaaaattcaATACCATAAGCAAAGAGATCAAGCAGATATCCATTGAAGGTTTAAGACTCTTAATCTTGGATACTTGGTTATGGTTcatctaaaaaagaaaattttccagtAGGCACTTACAATAaattgaagaacaaaaaaataggaCCCTTTCGAATCCTTAAACTTTGTGGAGATAATGCCTATCAGATTGATCTACCACCAGCTTTGCCAATCTTCTGGACTTTCAACATTGCTGCTCTTTACGAATACTGTCCAACACCTATTCCAATTTTTTCCTCCTCGTTTGTGGTCGAGCTCTCTCATGGTGGAGGGAGAATGATGTTTCATCGTTGGACCAAGTTTCTGTTTCTCCTCTAGAACTTAAGCTTTGATCAAACTCCATCGATTTGGGAATAAAGGATTAAGGTTCAGATGTTATCGTtggtttacttttaaaattgttGGTCCATATGTCTTTTATTTGTCTATTGTATTTCagtttttaatcaaattaacaGTGCGTCTTATACTGCTTGGTTATCAACCAAAGCACAATCGTGAGTCAATGTAGCTATAGTGCTCTTGTACCATGTCATTTAAAAGTCTTTTCATTAGCCATGGTTGACCACATCAGTTATGAGTTAGTAATCGTTGTGTCAAACAATGCGTTTCATCTTTTCCATTTGTATAAAGCTTGGTTGTCCTCAAGCTCGAGCCAATCTGTGTTTTTGTCCTTCATTGTTTAGTTTTGTAAGCTCTAAGAGCTTGCGTTTTAATTGAATTAGACTAATTAAGCCTTAGTTTTTTGCTTCTGCTTAATTTTGGTGATTCCAAACCTATTTCTTTTACGACTTCctacatcaatatatatatatatatatagaatatatatatatatatatatatatagatgggaGGGTTCTTCGTACaaagctttttaaaaaataatctaggCCTTTAATTAATATGATCTAATGGCATATATATGCCTTCTTAAAAAACTCTTAAATTCTTTATATCCACATCCAAACACCCTTTTAAGTTTTATCTATtccttaaataatttatttttttaaaataatatttctttctcttaattaaaaattcTTTTCTAATTAAGCCCTAAACATATTTTTATCGGTTAAAAACCTAACTAttgatttctaattttaataggtagaaatccatcaatgcattaaaaaaaaaaaaaattgctctgAGTTTAGGGTTTATGAAACTCGGTTTTGTTGCTAAAAATTTAAGTTTGCAGCTAACCCTTTACTAAATTGCGTTTGTATGAAAGTGATATAGAAGATTCTTTTCCTTGAGTTGTTTTGCACAAAAGACACTGAAGGACCAATAGATTTTTTagctttttcatatatatacaaattttgagTTTATAAGCCAATGGTATTTTAAATAATggtaaaaattaagaaaaagagaaagagagaattattggattgtattttttttttttctgtttcacaaattttttttttttttttctgtaatgGATTCTaccctctctctttttctaaTGATTCTACCCGTTAATCGTACAGAATTGAGAAATCTTATAGATGAGTTTTGAGGAGAGAGAAATATAGTTGAAGTTTAATTAAGaatgacaaaaaattttaattaagatagaaaaaatattgttttaaagcaTAAAGTTATTTAAATAAAGGATAAAAGGTTGTTtcgatataaatataaaaaaatttaagggtTCTGAAAAAAACAAATGCATACTGTTAGAACATATTTATTAAGGATTTGgattatttatgaaaaagaCTTGTCAACAGATTTTGTATGGGAaccttctttatatatatatatatatatatcaatcactAAGGTCATTGAACAATATCtgtaaaaaaaagttatttgaatgataataataataataataacaataatatagaaTTAATTGTTGAACAACGTTATATACCAAATTTCCTCGAGCTTTGAAGGATAGgcattaaaatacaaaaattaaatgtttatagATAGACATTAAAATAcgaaaaataaatgtttatgtatttaaatatgGAACATAATATCCAtgataaaattcttaaaataaatctaaaatattacaaattataaaatatattcaaacgaGCAATTTTGCTCAACCATCTTAATGCACAAATAAGTCACATGCatttaccagaaaaaaaaaattaataaaaaataaataaatataggtgAGTCACAGGCTATCGCTActtaaaaaatactaataataatattctcgGTCATGATGCCAAATAGATTTATTGAGATGGCTACAAATGTGTATTACGATCATACATGCCATCACAGAATAGGACAAATGGTGCATCCATCTCATTGGAATCAACAACGACATCGTTtgtttataacaaaaaaaaaaaaaaaactgacatCATTCGAATCGTCACACTGTCAATATCAAAACCctgaataaattttcaaagggaattttcttttttattttttaataaattatttaaatataaattatttattttttctattttttgtttgattcgAACTCATTACACGTTCATgagcataaataaaaatattctaaacCAACTTcgtcaaatttttaaaaattgcttTCTCCACGAATAAGATCATGGCCCGTCCGTCCAATTATTTGCTTGGAATAGTTTGATATTACTGTTtgactatttaaaataaaataaaaaatatcacgCGTCTTGTcacatggaaaaagaaaaacaaagaaaataaataaataaataaaatcataataattgaACGTCTTCAATTTTAAATGAGCAATAATATCTCCATTGTCTGATTATCTATACATATGgacaatttatatattataaaatattcatatatgatTCATATTAAAGAGTCCTGACAACCAAATCCGCAACACCTATTAGTGATAATATTAAAGTTTTAGATCCAAAATCTCAATAATGAAATTTccttattaaaaaagaaaaagaaaaaagcatataAAAGACTATGCCTATTAACACGTGAAACATTTCTAATCTAGCTACATAATGGTAATTAATCTATTCTGAAATCATTATAGAAATTTCCTTGTCTGCTTCTAACAAATTACTAATATTTTAAAGGTTAATTATTAATGCTAAAGTTTTAATTAATGGTAGTTATATTGTTTTAGTTGTACCATTATTTCACTTAAatttacgtttttttttttaattcgttgttaattttctatgtatatcaaaaatatctatttatcagtttttatttgtcattttttatagatgaaagtaaaagaaagtaaaagaaagctaaaaattcatattttatttttgaataatattgtacAAATATAATGTTAGtttctaattattaaattaacaaaaattgacagatttatctcttttaatagtttaagaaaatcaaataaagcTAAATGATggtttttcaaaaactttaaaatatatatggaataataacaaaacttaaaaagtaaaaatgaaattttccctttaattaattattcatcgTTCTATATATATGGCCAAAATTCTTTTAACCAATTTAAGGACTTGGAAGTAAGAAACAGAGCAATTACAATGGAGAGACTAAAGAGTTTTACACACATCAATATAGATTTAGTTGATGAAGAAAACGCAAACGAGCTTCTTCATGCTCAAGCCCATGTTTGGAACCACATTTTTAGCTTCATAAACTCTTGGTCTCTCAAATGTGCTATTCAACTTGGTATCCCTGATACCATCCATTCCTATGGCAAGCCCATGACTCTTTCTCACCTCATATCTTCCTTACCACTTCTCCACCAAAACAAAACCCCTCATGTCTATCGTCTAATGCGAATCTTGGTCCATTCCGGGTTCTTTTCGATCCAAAAAACCAATGTAAATaatgatggagaagaagaagaagaagaagaaggttatgtTCTCACTGATGCTTCAAAGCTCCTTCTCAAGGACAATCCCTTGAGTGTGACACCGTTTTTGATGGCAGTGTTGGACCCCATTTTGACCAAACCATGGAACCATCTAAGCAATTGGTTCAAGAATGATGATCTTACGCCATTTGAGACCTCGCATGGAATGGCGTTCTGGGAGTACGGCGGACAAGACTCGAAGCTCAACGACTTCTTTAACGATGCCATGGCTAGTGATGCTCGGTTGGTCACGAAGGTGGTGATTGATAAGGGTAAGGGTGTGTTTGAGGGATTGGATTCTAtggttgatgttggaggtggaACAGGCACTGTCGCAAAGGCTATTGCAGATGCATTTCCTAATATGGAATGCACTGTGTTTGATCTACCACATGTTGTTGCTGATTTGAAAGGGACCAAGAACTTGAAATATGTCGGAGGGAACATGTTTGAGGCAATTCCTCCTTCAGATGCAATTTTGCTCAAGGTAAAAACTTACTCTAATAAACCATGAATCataatgtttaattttcttaaagcatatatatgtatatatatatatatgtatgtactcTTGTGTATTTAATAATTACAAGACCAAATATGTTAAAGCATATACATAAAACGCTAATGCTATGTAAGCAATTTAATTATGTCAAAGCATATACACAAAACGCTAATGCTATGCAAGCAATTTACTTATAACGTCTATGTTCTGTCGAATTTGCCTCTCCATAAGATGCTTATTAATAATTAAGCATGATAAAATAATGGTTCTTAGCAATATTTTGAAATGTAAAAAGCTTTATGCgaagtatttttaatttatatttcagaaaaaattctttataaattttatatatcaatttaaaaacagaccttaaaaaaaattaaataattgagaaACAACAATCATGTATTACTTATGggttaattatttcttaattaacccatttataattgacatgttaaatattaaaaattatcacgTGATCGgttatctaattaatttatataattaattaattcacgaGATTAAAAATTGTCTGTCCTTAAAAGGCTACCAACAATACTAAATAAGAATTACATGCATTTACATGAttgctgttttttttctttttgggttttacgCATGATTGCTGTTTGTTTGTGGTTTCATGAGCAGTGGATATTGCGTGACTGGAGTGATGAAGAAAGTGTGAAAATGCTGAagaaatgcaaagaagcaaTTGCAAACAAAGGAAAGAATGGAAAGGTGATAATAATGGACATGATGATGGAGAACAAGAAAGGAGATGAAGAATCAATTGAAACCCAGCTTTTCTTtgatatgatgatgatgattttggtCACAGGTAAAGAAAGAACTGAGAAAGAATGGGCTAAACTCTTTTATGATGCCGGATTCAATAACCATAGTATAACTCCCATCTTGGGGTTAAGGTCTCTCATTGAAGTTTATCCTTAAATCTATTACGAAGCTTCCTTAGTATATCATATGTCATgggttttagttttattttaattagactcttttcttttctgttttatttctttatatatgtaATGTATCAAGATATAATTATTCTATATGTATAATTGGATACATACAATATTAGTATGagagttattaaaatatttattaaatttatttataattaatgtgATAATatctaattgtttatttttttaattaagttatTTATACATAAGTTATATAAACATGCCAATTAATAAAATCTAAAGATAAGCGGTTTgttaaatcaatttgataaattactgattcaccaaaaaaaaaaatatatattttgatacattACTGGTATGTTAATTTGtcgaaaaaatacatatatatatatatatataatataattttgctactatccattttagttttttacttttatttttaatttttcttcaatttttttgataatgggTATTGTGTCAATTTAGCccattagttatttttttattttttatttttaattttttatatatttttaattttttcagaaaacaATTTCACATTTAATGTTTAGTCTCtttccattaatttttattattacaatttgacaaaattaaccACCAACCGTTCAATAAGATTAGCctataaacaataaattattaattactttttttattattaaaaagatgAGGCTATAAACAATAtcaaacttaaaagaaaataaataaatggggaTCCAAATTGTTCATTGTCCTCATGATCAATGTAGAAATTCGCTGGTAAAAATTGCTGGAGCATATGCAAAATTGCAATTGCAATTGACGAAATCCCAGgccaaaaaaaaacacagaaaaaaaaaaagaaaaaatgggaaTCCTCAGAGTCTTAAACTCAAATCACTCTCTGCCTCTCCACCACCTCAGAAGCTTCCATGGATCCtgcttcttctgcttcttctacTCTACAACCGCTTGGTACTCTCCTCCACCCACTCCTCGCATTGAAGATCCAACGCTCTCTGCGATCTCCGAAGCTATCAAGAAAAGCCATGGAAAGCCTCTGGATTCCTCTCTCAAGAAGCTCCTCCCTTCCATCACAGCTCGTCAAGTTATCGACCTCATCAACTTCAACCCCCATTCtgtctctcctctttctctcttctcctTCTTCAACTGGCTCTCTTCGCAGCCCAATTTCCGCCACACCGTCCAATCCTACTTCACCATGACTCACTTCCTCTGCGCCAATCAAATGCTCTCCGAAGCCAAGACCCTCCTCCGATTCGTCGTCTCTCGGAAAGGAAAGGACTCGGCCTCCTCTCTCTTCGCTGCTGTTCTTGAAACAAAGGCTGCCCATCATTCTAGTTTCGTGTTCGATGCTCTGATGAATGCTTATACCGATTGCGGCTTCGTTTCCGACGCAGTTCAGTGCT
Proteins encoded in this window:
- the LOC107417276 gene encoding probable O-methyltransferase 3, whose product is MERLKSFTHINIDLVDEENANELLHAQAHVWNHIFSFINSWSLKCAIQLGIPDTIHSYGKPMTLSHLISSLPLLHQNKTPHVYRLMRILVHSGFFSIQKTNVNNDGEEEEEEEGYVLTDASKLLLKDNPLSVTPFLMAVLDPILTKPWNHLSNWFKNDDLTPFETSHGMAFWEYGGQDSKLNDFFNDAMASDARLVTKVVIDKGKGVFEGLDSMVDVGGGTGTVAKAIADAFPNMECTVFDLPHVVADLKGTKNLKYVGGNMFEAIPPSDAILLKWILRDWSDEESVKMLKKCKEAIANKGKNGKVIIMDMMMENKKGDEESIETQLFFDMMMMILVTGKERTEKEWAKLFYDAGFNNHSITPILGLRSLIEVYP